The sequence below is a genomic window from Pogoniulus pusillus isolate bPogPus1 chromosome 10, bPogPus1.pri, whole genome shotgun sequence.
CAGTCCCATATGTGAAAGCTTTTATTTGGTCTGAAAGAATTATTTATTGCTTGTATTTCTTCTAACATGCCTAATAAGTTAAATGCTAGTTTGGTTACTCAGGTGCCCATGTTTTTCACACAGGTAAATAACCAACCTGTTTTAAATAACGCAGCTTAAATTATAGTCTTAAGTCCAGTGTTTACACAGTGTCTTGAAATTGCTTCCTTAAAAACACACAGAGTAAGAACCGTTTTTGTGCTAGACACTCCAAAGAATGAGTGCCTACCAAGCTGGACTTGAAGAAGCTGTGATAGGAATTCATTTCTATGAGTTCAGATTGTCTTGGCATTAGTCCCAACttgctgggagagggcagagtcCAACACTGTCTCTGATGTGGTGTCATGTGCCACTGACCAAGCTAGCCTGGGCGGCATGGAGTATTGTGCTAGGTTGGAAAATCCCCTCTTGAGTAAATGAAGGTGAACTACCAGCAGACAGCTGGTGAGTTCTGCACtcaaggagctgcttctgctagCTTTTGGGCTCTTGTGCCCTAAGGATGAAACAGTagaaaggagcagggaaagagaggaaagaggaagtgAGTTCTAGTTTGTCAGagcagaaaaaagaagagggacaagaaagacagagagagagatcacCACTCTCCATTCCAGGGATGTCTGGCAGGAGTGGTGCAGAGTTGGTGAGTGCAGAGCCCACGAGGTCTTCATGGTGGATGCACACTGATCAATATGCTGTTATCCTTTTTACATACTGGGAAGGTAGAATGGGCATGGTCACACAACGACAAAATTAATTCAGGAGACACCTGTGCCACCTTCACAGGACTTTTTCCACTGTTAACTTCTTTAACGAGCAGGCCCTGCTCAGTCCAGGGGGAAGCAGGGCTTTGCCGTGCCCTGGGTTACAATGTCATCACCACACAAGGTTTGGGTCTGAAGAAGTCAGAGTGGTAGGTGTGGTGAGTAGGGCACACAGTAGGGAAGGAGAATGTGCTTCTTAAAATACAAAGGAGGGAGCAGTTTCTGAGTAAGAATGCTTTTTCTTAGTTTCTTCCTTCAACCGCAGCAATTACATCTCACAGGAATGAACACTAAGAATGAAATCGTTACCGGCTCATTAAATGTGCTTACAGCTGAAGTAAGTGCATTTAAAGAAAAGCATTTGCTTGACAGGAGCAAATGATCTGAATTACTTGGGTCATGTTTTCCACTCCAGCTGATGTTACAGATGTAGGCACTGTGGCTTTAACAGATGCAGTTTTGACAACCTTCACAAGGACTTGTGAAAACTATTTTTGCACACAttgcatccctgagcctcaGATCTACTCCAGATAGACACAGTGCTCTGTCTGACAGCAGTTTCAATCAGATGTAAAAAGTAATGAGGAAGAACTGTTCAGAAAAAAGATGTTTGTGCTGTAACTAACAGTTGCTTACAGAAGTCTCTAGGCACAAAAGCCTATCAGCTTTGCAGACAGCTATCTCCAATGATGGTATCAAAGTCCTGGCTAAGAAAGAGAAGCTCCACCTATAGCATGCTTCCTCAGTCTTCCCTGTTAGGGAGCCTCATCTGGACACTGACTTCAGTGTTCACAACTCATGAAACTGGACTCTAGCAGAGCTCAGGGTGAATTGAACAatcaaaaaaaaatttaaaagcaGCTTCCTAATCTCAGTTTCTGTTCTCCTGAACGGCAGCAGCAATAGTGTGGGAACTGTCCTGGAAGGATGGAGGTAGGACCATGTGCTGAAGAGTAGATTAGGTGACAGGTGTACAGTTAGGTGACAAAACATATTACATTTAATGTGCCTGTTTCAGAAGCAAAAGGCTTCTTAAACAGCAAAAGATGGCTGGTAATAGAGATCCACTACAAAAACACCAACAGCCTCTTACCCCATACAGGCTCCACAGCATGGACCAGGCTCTTGAAAAGGCTGAGAACCTGAGTGGGTGGAAGGAGCAGTTTCAGGAGTGAACAGCGTGCAGGAGGTGTGCTGCTGACCCAAACAAGCAGAGTTTGGTTACTGTGAACTGTATCAGGTTGATGTTTTCAAACCAGTCCCACCGTTTGGGGCTGTCAGCTGATGCTGCCACCGTTTAAAAGGCCTGGTTGCTTCACCACGTCTGCCTTCTTCCATAAAGACTACTAGTGACTGGGcctgcctgtggcactgcttcCCAGGGAAGCTGTTTGGCACTCAGAGGGCTGCTAGTGACAGATGAAAAGCAAGGACAACATCTAGCAGTAAGTGCTGCTTAAGTAAGCTGAGGCTTCAGGCTCAGAGTGTCAAAGCTTGGCACTTCATCCACTATAGTGTTCTCAGCAAGTCAAGAGTGGAATACCCATGGAGAATTATCATTCTCTAGCAGCAGTCCTACAGCATTGCTGCTTTGACTTCAATTCTTTAACTAcactttggaaaagaggaggactTTACACTTCCTTGTTAAAAAAAGGTACctgaaaaaaaggggaaaactgcttgtgctgctgatcTGATTTGTCTGGCAGGCAGAAGTGGGATATAGAGAAGGGCTTTTTCCACATTGCTCACTCAACATTTTCACCTGTCCCTGTGGCAGCTAACGCTTCCCTTGTGTTACTGAATGGACATTGTCTTATCCTGGGAATACACACAGGAGGAGTTTGGGAATCCAGAtaaacaaaaggaagaggaaagagcaatgaagcttATTTCCTTTAATAAAAGCAGTATTATAAAAGCTCCAGCTTCATGGCAAAGCACTGGGGTTTTCCAGATCCTCCTCTTTCTAGTGTCTGCAAGACACTTTGTGCAAATTTGGCACGAAGCACCTGTCACCCATCATTACAGCTGTGCATACAGCTCACCAAAAAGTTCTCTAATTAAAAATTATGCACATAATTTTCAAAGGACTGATGTCCCTGCATGTAGCAAGAAACTCTGCCGTGACTGTTCTCATCCCTCACGCAACTCGGCCTATTATTTAAAGCGTAGGGTTGAAAGTCTGTCATTAACGTGGCTACTACACCTTTGTTCCTAGTCATAATGAATCTCTACTTCAGCTGGATTTTTTGGCACTTTGGCAAGAAAGCTCTGgacagctggaagagacctgctcaatcattttttgttttcttttttgtatCAATTTTCCACCTGTGAAACCCAAAATCCCACCACCAAGTGCAGCTGCAATTCCTGCCACTTTGAAGCCTGCAAGGAGGCCAATAGGACCCCCCACCACTCCTCCAATGACTGCACCTGCCacgggcagagctgccagcttgtATTTCGCAGCCtgtaaaggggaagaaagaacaaaaaacaaGAGTTAGAATGCACTTGCCTGTGGTGATGTGCATTTCCCCCTCATTGCTCTTGGCAGGGAGCTGAACGCTCAGTGATAGATTAACTTTACAAATTAGTATCTTAAAAGAGATGATCTGCTCTCCCACATCTATGACAGAGCATACTAAAGCCATTTCAGAGGTGAGCTAGCTCATGCACACAGTCATCAAGCAGGTCCTGTCagatggtgctggctgcctgcgtACGCTCTTTGTTACTTGGTCACCATCATTACATCAAACGGGAAACAGCAAATGCTCAGGTTTTTCAGTGACATGCCAGAATCCATGTTTGTGGCTTATCAGCATACCCAGAGCAGGACTTAAATGGCACACTTGTCAGCCTGGTGTtctgtggttggttggttcttGTGAGCCAGCTCTTGAACGCTCTTGTCGCAGGCAAAGCAAGGTATCATCAGAATAGTATAAAAAAAGCCTCTCAAAAGTTTTATTTCCTGCTAGCCTGGATATGACAGAAAATTATAAGACagattccttttctctttttcttctcttatttCTTCCTTATTTCCTTAATTGCTGGGTCCCTCAGCATTAAAGACGGCAGATCAATTGGGTTAATACAGAGGACTGCTGGGAGGCTGAGTACCATTGAttcaccagcaggagcagattcCTACCTTCCCCAAGTTTTTGGTTCCCTCTTCAACATTCACAGCAGCAGTGTTGACATGGTCTTCAATCCTGTCAATCTTCTCCTGCTGAGCCTAGATGCAAAGGAATTATGAGTGAGGTAacatgctgggaagcagcagtgagCCAATACACACCATTTTAACGCCTGTAATCAGGGCCCCACAGCTGCTTTCATCTGCTGCACACTGCAGCCATGCAGCCTTAATGGTGGTTCATTAATGGCATCTGATAAACTGCTGAAACTACAAACTGAATTTATGAAACTCTTAACCATTAAGTAATAATATGCTGTTGTATCATACCCACGTGCTGCTGCAgttaaaacaacccaaaaccataTGGATTCCAAGTCTTTTCTGTGAACAGATGAGCCTATATTCCAAAGGAAAATATAACCCAAACTgatctttctgcttcctgctgagcttcatgttccaaaaaaaaaaataaaatccaatgAACAGCATTTCTAAGATCAGTACTAACCCCAATGTGCAAAGCTGCACCAAGAAATCTTAAACAGAAGTGTTTAGTTATGACACTGTAAAACTCATTGTAAAACTTAGCTTTACATTGTAAAACTTAGCTTTAGAAATAGAGCGGTGACAGCACAGAAAATACACTTGGTGGTGttctgtgttttgctgtttGATTTTGCTCTCCAAATGCAGTTAGATCGCCCTGCAGTCTCTCTCAGAGAACATGGGAGCAGAAGACAAAAGTGGGGTTAGGAAAAATGACCATTTTATCAGTATTGAAACAGAAGACCATTGCCTCCTCAAAAAATTATCTTGGCAGAGCCCACGTCAAcaaggagagccacaaagatactAACAGCATCACTAACACATCACTGATGTAGGGAAAGAACACCTCTGAAGTTTTCAAACTAGAAGGGGCAGTTAAGTAAAGTTATGTCTTTGAATGTCTTATATTGGCACTTGAAAACCAGAAGAAAATCTTTCACCTTACTGCTAAACAGTTTGATATAAACATATGCATCACCTCTGACTACTCACAGATTccatcaggttggatgggatccccaaaggtcatcttgtccaaccccaccacagtcagcaggaacatctctaactagatcaggctgctcagaactcaccaagtcttctcttgaatgtctccagggacagggcctcaacctgttccagtattttaccactctcattgtaaagaacttcctccttatgtctaacctaaatttaccctgctccagcttaaagccattgcccctgtcctatcactacaagcccttgtgaacAGTCTTTTCCCAGCCTTCCCGTAGGTCTCCTTCACATACTGAAATGTACCTGTAACATCTCAGggccttccccaggctgaacagccccaatttcctcagcctgtctccaagcatgtttgtggccctcctctagatcTGCTCCAGTTacgcttcttttgatgcagcaaGTGCATATATTTGGATTTttggctcatgtccaggttctagtccaccagcacccccgagtccttttctgcagggctgctttcaattccctcatcccccagtctgtactggCATCTAGGACTGCCCAagctaggtgcaggaccttgcacatTGCTGTAATGAACCTTCTGAGCATCTAACATACTGGCTTTGAAACTAAAGGTTTTACCATAGGTCCCAAGTGGCAAAGACAGCAGCTTTTGTTCAGGCTTCTCAGCTCAGCGTGGGGAAACTGCTCTGCCTCTACTGAGATCCCTAACAGTGACTAGGACTTTGTTATCTTCATTACTGGACAGACTAAGTTCAGTTGATGTTACTCTGCTATTCTATTACTTTGACCAAGTGATACAAGCTCAGTCTGAGTTCACACTATGGGCAGAACCATTGCTCATCTTTCATCTTTCCCACCCAGGAGATAcccatttgctttctttttgtaCAAGACTATCTAGGATAGAAAGCAGAATTAGTACTTACACCGACTAAGAGAGAAAAGTCAGTCACCAACTGATTAAGTTCAACCAAGTCCTACAAATAAGAAACAAATGTTATTTTGTAATAGTTGCTAAAAATGAGGGCACCACAACATGGCAGGAAGGGAGTTCCAACATACCCCTTCTAAAGTCTCCCAGGACTCAGCTGCGTTTTCTTCCTGAGGTATTTCGGGAAGGCGGGAAGAGATCTGGATGAAACTTTGGGAGCCATCCTTCACTTCTGTGTTATATAAAGTTTCTGAATGAGAAATATGATGTTTATAAATAAATGCAACAAAtctgagcacaggagctgggCAAAGTTTCTCACTCTTAATGCTACTCGAGGGTAAATTGGTATTTAACCTAGTTCAAGACAAGCAACAGCCCTGTAAATGATCATATAGGGAAAAATAGTACAGCACTAGACAGTCTTTAGAaggaagttattgccagagaAAAGGATTCATTTCTATCAGCACACTTTCAATCAGTTCTGAGAATAGTATTAATTATACTCCTGATCTCAAGATCAGCTCATTCATTTTGTGTAAGTCAAGCTAAGAAAACTCAGCTCGGGGCACAAAGTTTTCATTTACACACAAGACACCACACTTCCCAAACTGAACAAGCAGTTCAGTTACTCATTTTACGATTGATTATTATGctgccagtttgattttcaaccATTCAGGAATAAAAGAAGCTGGAGGAAAAAGCTTTCAAGGTAAAAGCAGTGAAAACCGAGTAAAGTGCTGCCCAGCATTCAGTGGTGGACCCTGTGGGGAGAATGACAAACATGTGCAGCTCAGGGGTGTCAAGTGTAGAATTCGCAAGTACCTTCCTTTCTAAGTCACCTGGACTGAAGGGAGAAAACACCAGGACAAAGAGCAGTGGGAAAACTGGAAAATGAGACAGCTAGGTGGCATGTGGGAGAGCAGATCTAATGAACAGACAGACACAGGCCTCTTCCACTCAAAGAGCCCACTCTTGAGCCACTACAGATGTAATGGATATGTTAGAGATGTAATGGACATGTGATAGGAAAACAATTAAGCAGAAATAAAGAATAACAAGAAGTTTGGCTTGTCATAGCAAGGATTAAGGAATATGAGAGTATGAAGAACATGTGTATGTAAACAGTGCAACAATCACATTTCCTCAGACAACTTCCATTTATGAAGGAAGATAGCTGCTTTAAGCTGGACATTGATGTTTCCTTCCTGGGGAGGGTAGTATCAAGAGAAAGCTTAATATGGGGAAGACTGTTTAGGTATGTCTAACAAAACTGAAGTGTAAATACTGTATCAAAATCTTCCTTAAAAACAAGTGTGCCAAGGTACTCTCATCATGTTATGTAACTGCTACTACAATAGATATGAACAATGGAAAACAACTAAAAATCATTACAGTCATAAACAGTCCATAATAGTGCATGCTTATCCATGGAATTAATTTAATGTAAAATAAAAATGATATGTTTTCATAGTATTTGTCCACTTCTCAACATTTTTATCCCAGTACCTCAATATACATTAAGGACCTGATCTTCCTGCTCTCTGATCAACAGAAGTCAAACGTCCACAGAGCTGATATTCAGCCACAATTGTAATTCTTAATTAAGCAGAGTAGCAGAGCGATGATGATGGAGCAACCAATTCAGGTTTTTATTtggagctttgttttctttctaattATTTCTTTCCCTTTAAGAATCCAGACATGGAAGGCACTTCACCTTCTACAGTCATCACCTATTCTTGCAGAAGGTCTTTTTTATTCCCAACATCAGATTAGTTAATGTTATACACTCAGTGCTAAAATACTGCTTTTCCCTTTTCACACTGGGATGTCTGAGTATACATTATACATCCAAATGTGTGCATCTCAGAGAAAACAATTCTGCTACATATTCTGACATTCAACACTGCACTGATTTTGAGCATTTTCTTCCATTTTAATCCTTCACAATCCTACCTCAAAATcaagtttcttctgccaagaAGAGCATACTCTTTCCTAATCAGTCACATGTTGAGCTGCTTGAGAGCTAAATTGGTTGAAATTAAAATATTCATAATTCAGAAGCAACAAAAAAGCAGCTCACTAAGCCAAACTGCCTCCCTCATCACAAGTTATATTCCTACTCTGGTCTGTCCTGTCCAATCTATGCTGATTTATTGTAGAGAAGCACATCCTTCAAAGTACCTAAATGATACTCAAGCTTTGCATGACACACACTCAAAAGAACTCAACATTTTAAGTAGGTTTACACTGTAACCATTTTCTAATAACTAAAAATtagtgggagaaaaaaaatcttcaagaAAATTCTTTACTTCAAAACTACtacagtaaaaaaaaccaagatGGGTAAGAGAAGGTGAAGTCAAATTTGGGCTGGAAGTATGAGTAAGAAATGTATCCCTACTTGTTCATTTCTTATCAAGTCTAACCAATTTTAATAGAACAGAGAATGGAAGTGGCCCCAGCAGTTCACTTACAACATCTTCAGAGAAGTGCAGTAATACAAAACACCTCTGCAGATTTTATAGAGCAGCTTCACATCTCATTACACACAAGATAAAAATCTAATGCTCTGGGAGATTCAATATGTTGCTTAAAGATTTTAGTAATTTTAAGAGACGAGTCTCACCTTTTATTAGTATTTCTTTAAAATGCAATTAAATCCCATTTCTATTGGACCTCGGCTGAGGATGgtgaaagggggaaaggacTACATCAGATCGCTGACATGCCTTCTAAATGGGTGATTTGAATTTGTAAACTCTTTCCTTCACTACCAGATGGGAAGCAACATGCTACAAAGAACAGGCACACTGAAGCTTCTTTGATTAACATCAGCAGCCAAGATCTGCTTTCAGGCTCACAGCCTCCAAGCACAAAAGAACAGGCAATATATTGCATCTGTGTTAGCAATTCAACAGAGCTGCTTTCACAGGCAGGCAAAGTCGAAAAAAATACTTGTTTAATTGCATTTAGTTGTCTGCCTGTCTGTATGTTTCACTTCAAACGAGGTGAATTATTCCCCTATTCCTGAGCAGACTTGCAGGAATGTCTCATTTCAGTAATATTCCCAACCTCTCTGACCAATTTTTTGACTT
It includes:
- the STX17 gene encoding syntaxin-17, with product MSEDDEKVKLRRIEPAIQKFIKVAIPTDLERLRKHQINIEKYQRCRLWDRLHEEHINAGRTVQQLRANMREMEKLCLRVRQEDIPILQRMINPVKEEASFAIKDFLQLHSESAEELKRQLEGQEDTSLTRSATVGGETLYNTEVKDGSQSFIQISSRLPEIPQEENAAESWETLEGDLVELNQLVTDFSLLVGAQQEKIDRIEDHVNTAAVNVEEGTKNLGKAAKYKLAALPVAGAVIGGVVGGPIGLLAGFKVAGIAAALGGGILGFTGGKLIQKRKQKMIEQVSSSCPELSCQSAKKSS